CTATCTCTCAAGCACATGTTTAGATTCGGTTTTAAAGGCAAAATAAAATGAAGCACCTAACAACATATCTTTATAGACTAAGAACTACGAGACGCCCCTTTCATTATTGGACAACAAAAGAATCATACGATTCAagccatttttttcattttttacagGGTCTAGAGAAAGCTGTGACAATCcgttaattattaaaaataccAACATGATATAGTTTAACCAAATCTTTAAATTAAATATGAGACACACTTTAGTTATAaagacaattttaccctttttcattttttttactcATGATAATGTACAAATTTAACCATATCATTATTGTGGAAGAAGAGATTTAACCTTCACAGTGCAATTTTAAGTACAATGTTTACTGGTTGGTATAATTTCAAGCTTAAGGaaggaaaaataattttttttagttaacaaAAGTGTAATTTCAAAACTTATTTTATAGCAAAACGCTATAGTTtggaaaatgaatatgaaattaCATATTTCATATGGATATACCTATGAACTTGGCTGGGGCACTCATGAAAGGGATGAAACACAATCTTGGTGGTAGATAGTTTGCTTGAAAATGCAGGAAGATTTAGATGAGAGGATATGAAGTGGGGTGGCCATATGAGAATGATAGGTGCTACTTGGATGATATTATTGATTGATATATGAGGATTGTCTTCATCAAACACAAACACAAACTCAATTTTAATTGATTCCCTTTCAATTTCAATTGTTAAAACTCATTATCATACAATTATAATTGATTTTGACAATGCTTCTACAATTTGTCATTCATTATAGGCCTAAATTTGCTTGGTGTAATCCTCAATCATAGGATTAATTCATGTCTATTCACAAAATcatcaaaaaaaatttataatgatCCGGATCTCATGGTCCATAGACCctacaacttttttttttttttttgaaaaggacCCTACAATTTTAATATCATCACTTTTGTGAATATATATTGCGTTAATAAGTTTGCAAGATTAGAGTATAGGTGTTAAAATTGTACGGATTAAATAATCGAAAAAAACATAGGGTGTTTAGAGGTTAAATCGAGATTCAACCGAGGTTCAATtgaatttcagaaattctaTGAAGAAAaatacttttatttttgtttagcCTTTTAATGATACAGATCGGCAGTCGAGTGAGGATTTTGATCTTAAATCCACATCAAGCCTTTGtttgaaggagtgaatcccaagtaACTAAGAATAAAAGCTCAAATGAAGGCTAGGTTTTTGATTGATCGATAAAAAGACACATTTTTTACAAATTAAGGAGTATATATAACCCTTCTAAAAGACAATAAGGCCTCCACTAGGGTTGTATCCTAAAGAACAAAGCTTAGGGTAATAGAGGAACAAAAAAGGATAAATGGCATTTGGGTTAATAACTCCAAATGACAAAACAGTAATTATTAGAATCTGGATAGAAAATCAGCATTGCCATTCAACTAGTTGGACTGCAGCTTTTAGGGTCACACGTCGTGCCAACTAACTTACACGGCATGTGAGTCAAGTGACATGCCGAGTGGGAGAGTGGCTCAGCGTGTGGGGGGAGGTTCTGCCCGTCTTTGTGCGAGAGTCGGTTTTTCCCAATCCTAGCAACAGCCTCACACGACGTGTGACCTGACTGGCACGCCGTGTGAGTGACATTTTCAGTCTGGTCTCTCTTTGCTCCATCACATGGACCCGTATCGAAATGCCCTCATTTAACCTTATAAAAtgtttataatattaataaaaattacactattaatgataatattctttaatattaatCTATACTATTTCGagctataaattaataaatttaatatattaatataataaaaaagttCATAATATACAATATCCCGTGTAAAAGTTAACAAGAATATAGAAATTAGGAAAGAAGAATGGTATATTCAGATCTTTAAAGAAGTGAAAAACCAATAGTACACAGatgcctatatatatatatatatatatatatatatatatatatatatatatagtttctaACTCAGAACGATAAAGTAGGTAAATAACATAACTAGTCCTTATATTAtcctcaatttataaattaatctatAAACAATATGAATTTTATTATCCCTTCAAGTTGGACGATGTAGATTGACCAAGCCCACCATCTGTATTAATTCTGAAAAACCTTTTTACTGGTAAAGACTTAGTAAGTAAATCAGCCAACTGTTGATTAGTTTTGACAGACATCAATCGAATAAGACCAATTTGAGCTTTCTCGCAAAAAATGGCAATCAATTTCAATATGCTTGTTGCGTTTATGGAATGTATACTTACGTGCAAGATATACTACATACTTGTTATCGTACTATAAGGGACTCGCCTTGTTCTGTGGAAAACCAATCATTTGGAGTAACGCAAGCAGTAATAGATATTGCTCGATACTTTGCTTCAGTAGAGCTTCGAGAAACAacattttatttcttattttttctaAGAAACCAGTGAATCGCCGAGAAAAATGGTAAAACTAGTAACATATCTCCTAGTATCCTGACAACTTGCCCAATCTAAATTAGTAAAACCTTTTAATTGCATTTTCGAAGCAGAAGAGAAGAAAATTCATTGTGCAGAACTAGCTTATACATACTTAAGGACTTTTATGGCTGCTGGTAGAtatagtacgaataaaataactTTAGATATAATGAATAaattaatctttttatagataaatatgataatataattaaaattagtttatagaggaagtgacacatcagttccatcattactattttatattatatattgttGGGCTAGGTTCAATATTGAATTTGTGAAAAAGCCCAAGTGTTTGTCAAATAGAGTGGTAagtatcccacattgctttcaaagtaCTTGGTGGATGTATTTATAAAGGAGGTTCTCACACACTTAGGTGTGTCCCAAGAgatacccacttttgtgaaagggtgaggacctactTCATGCTTGACATTCTTGACCACCACATATGATGGCTGTTTTATCCTGGGGGCGACTCTGTCCATTTTTTATTCGGtcattttcggtgttttcaaaatacaaagaatacattaaatccaaaaaacgaagagaggaaaaaataggtacaataaaaaaaatcaatcaaaattattcacaaaataaaaatcatacaaatgtttaaagagaaaaagaaatggAAGCAACACAAAGCACACTCAAGCCTCATCACCGCCGCCACCACATTCAGCGTAGAAAAACTGAACCTGCTGCTTCATATATAGTAACTAAGCAGAAACCTTTTTCTGTCACAAAGAAAACATTGCACCTACCAAACCAATCACACCCAAAACAATCAAATTATCATGAAAACTACGTATGGAGCTGATCACACCACCAGAAATATCATCAGGAACGACAGGACTCTCTTCTCCATCACTTTCATCTTCATCCTTTTTAGGCTTCGGTGCAGCCGGTGCCGGAGCAGGAGGTTTAGGGCCAAACAGGTCAAGAGGAAGTAGAACTTTGTCAACCTGATAGATGCCTACCTTTTCATCTGTATACACAATTCCCGATACATAAGTACGTGTAGGACCTGTAGTTACATTCACTAAATTGTCACTTGTTGTTACATTGAGTGGCAATCGGCTGCCTGATCCTGCTAGTGTTTTCAACGGATTActcacatactggaactgagaAATTGACAGGAATTTGGGGATTATGTGGAACTGAACTAATTCAATCTTTTGTTGATCGGATAAGGAGTTAAGAGTTCCTGATTTGATTATGCTTGAAAAAGCATTATCAGTGGGAGCGAAAATGGTGACTCCGTCGCTTGAATCATTGAGCTGTGAGAATAACTGGAGATCTTCCTGGGTTGATTTTATTAGGCGGACGAAGAAGGCGAAATGGCCAGCCTTTTGGAGGACTTTGACAACGTTGAGAGGGCCTTTTGATGGCTGCACCGGGACCATAACCGGGGCTGGAGCAGCAGCTGCAGGAGGCCGTGGAGGGGCTGCATGTGTCCGTGCTGCTGGGGCTGGTGCTGTAGCTGGTGAAAGAGCTTGCAATTTGGTGAAATGGAAGagcataagaagaagaagaaatgaaagtAAGTTTATGGAATGTTGCTTCATGTTTATTTGGAATAAAGACAAATGTAGATGGAACTTGTAAGAGTGATGTGGAAACTGGAGATGAAACAGGTCTTTATATTCCAAAAGTTTTAGTTAGAGATTGGTAGCTAAGAAGATAAAAGTGGGTAATCAATTAAGGAGAGATATATGATATTGATGTGGCTGCGGATTACTTGAAAAGGCAGCAAAAACTATAGGATAAAACGTTAATTCAAGCACAGCTAACAATTGTGAAAACCATTGGAATCTATCTACAAAAATAAGGCCAACTAGTTTAAACTTTAATAGTATACAGAGACGACAAGTATATATACAATCTATCGACAATTTAATCCTATTTGTATCATAACGTTGCGTAACTTGGAACTTAGACGAAATAGAAATCCATCACTCGTCGGCCAAAGTATTGGCATTGAGTATGTGGTGCGTGtcaaaatatttgtattttatacGAATACAAATATATGGTCGCTTATCACCCTTTCTGAAGCTCAACAAAGCAGAAACGAACTGTTAGTTTGTCTAGTAACAATTGAAATCACCCTCATTGTTAGGGTTTCATATAAATGCCAACAGTCGAGATGTAATGTATCATGAGAGCTTTTGAACGAATTCATATtcagaataaaataaatatctaTTTCTAGGTGTTTATTATGGTTGTGAAAAACCGAATTTGAAGTTAAATGAACGACACTCAAATTGTTACATCACAAAATAGGAGCCATTTGAATTGAAAATCCGATTTCTTCATGAGCATTTGTATCCATCCAATTTCCAAAGTGGCTATAGCAATGGACCTATATTCGGTATCAGTGGAAGAACCAGAGACCGTTCGCTATTTTTGGGAAACCAAGAAATAAGACAACGACCGAGAAAAACAACATAACCACTCGTTGATTTGCGATCATCCTAATCAACCCCCCTCAATTAGCGTCTGACAAACAGTGTAATTGTCCAAGCGTCCTACCAACTGTGAAGTGAAGTCTATTGGATTGGTACCATTGAATACCACAATATAATATCCTTTTAACCACCATCTAGAGTGTCCCGAGGTGCATGCATGTACTATGTAAAGATGAATGAGGTAAGAAATTAATATCTTGTATTTCTCATTAAAAATGAAAGGTAtctaactattacatttatatgATAATTTAGGTTTGTCTATCAAGTAAACTTGGTGACCAAGAAGAAAGATGAGACAAGTGTTTTAATCTGAGCCCTTGGATGAGAGGAAAGGTGGTGATTTGATTAAGGCATGATTGGGTGTGGTGATACACACAAGAGGAGTGATGAAGTCCTTCTAGAATATGTCAACACACTGAAAATGACGAAAAAGCCCCTGCTCTATGCGAAAAGACGCATGTGCCCCTGGACTTGATTGTTGCGTGATGGGTGCCGattccaccaaaaataatcccaactttccctaaacgaataatttgtaatagagcaagtagaggtcgaacccaagggaataatattgatttaaaacttctaatgacctaacaaaataattaaatggggGGGTTTGGAATTGtgaagtttattaaatttaaatgtaacAAGTTAAAAATCataagaagaacaaaacagAAATTAAAGAAGGTTTGTGAATAATATTTTGATGAATTCGGTCAAGGGGAATCACAGGATAATTCATACGTTAACGATCATTGACAGATAAAATTGTATTCTCATGTATTCACCGGGTCAGTTTGGCGTGTTCTTCCTTAATAGTGAACTAGTTAAGCACGGCAAATAActtgttcctaatcaataaacaaTCCTATCTCAGCGCCtaagatttaatttattgacagcttaagaattagaagaacctgatcttagttaatcgtCTCTCAGCGTCGACGATTTTGGACTAACTTATCTGTTCATTTGGCTCAGATAAACCCAACTAGATTCGTATTAATGTCACGTGGAAGACGAACTCAGGTTTGTCCAACTCGAGTCCGTTCTTCCAAATACGAAGCTAGCTTGATTTAAATAGTCAATAGCTACTTTGTTTGGCTATCTTaggtgaaactctaataaaccaaATTAGCCTTATGATTATTCGATTCGACAAACaacctgcagttatcattcaTAGAACAAacaatcaattgagaataattcTCTAAACACTATGAATAAATAAACGGTTTAATAAATTGAGAAAAGTGAAATACAACGATCTCACGATAACGGAGAAAAATCccttgaattaacccttaactgAAATTAAGAAATTAGCTATCAATAGCCATGGAATGTATGTGTCTTTCTGCTgaaaaataaatgtaaaaactGATGTTCTAGACTT
The window above is part of the Euphorbia lathyris chromosome 3, ddEupLath1.1, whole genome shotgun sequence genome. Proteins encoded here:
- the LOC136224049 gene encoding fasciclin-like arabinogalactan protein 12, with the protein product MKQHSINLLSFLLLLMLFHFTKLQALSPATAPAPAARTHAAPPRPPAAAAPAPVMVPVQPSKGPLNVVKVLQKAGHFAFFVRLIKSTQEDLQLFSQLNDSSDGVTIFAPTDNAFSSIIKSGTLNSLSDQQKIELVQFHIIPKFLSISQFQYVSNPLKTLAGSGSRLPLNVTTSDNLVNVTTGPTRTYVSGIVYTDEKVGIYQVDKVLLPLDLFGPKPPAPAPAAPKPKKDEDESDGEESPVVPDDISGGVISSIRSFHDNLIVLGVIGLVGAMFSL